The genomic DNA TTGTTTTTTGAGTGTATCGCCAAATTCATAACTTGAAATTAGTTGTTCTTTAATAGTTCTTTAATAACGTCCTGATACGTTGGCGGGGCATGTCGGCATCATGCAAAAACCAAAGCACAGTGGCAAGCACCTTATCTTAACGTATATGCTGGGCGGAGTGGCTTAAAAACATGAACGATAATTTGCTTTCCGGAATAGCTATGCTCGCAAGCAGCGCAATCGGCCACATTCGTAAGTGACATATCGAGGTAATGACTATAGGCGTGTGTTTTTATAAACGGGTATAGATAATGCAGAGagatatgtatatataatataaataagcgatagggcagggaggttaaccatatgGTCGCGCCCGGTTACCCGGCCACTACACGtggtaaagaggaaaagaacgaTAAGGAGAAGGGTAGCCAGTGTAAGCGCAAACCTGCAGATGAATGTTCACTGACGTATAGTCGCAACAGCTAGTGCAGTCCAGTTGTATTGAAGAAGCGCATTAATGCTTTCGGGGCCTTGTGCATACCGGTATTCTTTGGCCACGGTCCCGGGACCTTTGCTTATGTGCTCTAATCATCTGGGAATATAGTACGCAGATCGTATCATCGAAAGTCGAATGATAGACAGTGACAGACAATGCGCTCTGTAACATCCGCTCATCTCTTTCGTACACAACGCAGAAAGTTCGATAACTATAGTCAAGGTCCCAGGATCTTTGCTTGTGTAGTCTAAACGGCAGGGGCCATAATACGCAGAGCGTATCTTCTAAAGTTGAAATGAGAGACAGTGACAGATAATGAGTTCGTTAGTTGCATTACGTCCGCTCATCTCTTTCGGAGATAACATCCAGAAAGTTCGATAACCACAGTCACTCGCATATCTGCAGGTCCCCGTCCCGCAGCCGTTCGTGTTCTCTGGGCCGACGAATTTCGTGCCTTCAGCGCCGTCGCTCCATTTCGTGGTCCCACCGCGACTGGCCGCGGTCCGACCGGAGCCGACGCAAGGCGTGTCGCCGGACAAGCTCCTCCACGGCGCACAGCCCCCTACCGGCGGCACCTTCGACCAGATACTGCGCATAGCCCAGTCGCCGGCCGTGTCCACCATCGTGAGCAACAACCCGGACCTGGTGGTCAAGTTCATCCAGGGAATCGCCGGTTCGAAACCGCTGCAGACGCCCATCGGAACGGCTCACAGCAACGCGGGCCTGACGGGCAGCAAAGTGGGCGGCGGCGACATCGAGGCCCTCCTCAACTTCGTGCGCCAGGACCCGAACCTCGTGCGCAACATCGTGAGGGCGGACCCGGGATTCGTGCCCAGCCTCGTGGACAACCTCCTGGGTATATCGGGCCAGGTAAAGGAGCCGACACCCGCGCCGCCGGCCAATTTTTCTGGCTTCGACTTCAAGCAACCGATCAACGACACAGTGGAGGGATCCCCGGACGTTCCAGCTAACGTTCCCATCGACGGGAAACAAGCCGAAGCTCCCGTTCTGCCGTCGGCAGCGCCCAAGACTGCGGCCAATCCGCCAGCTTCTTCCCCGGGAGTTTACTCAATTCACCGCTACCCGCAAACGGCCTACCCCATTCCCTACTACGGACTGTCACCGCATGCCCCCTTCGGGTATCCCGGCCTACCTCAACAGCCCGTCGTGTACCCCCGTTTTCCTTGGTCAACTATGACGCCTCAGCAACTTTCAAATCTGTTGAAGCTCGCAGCTTATCCAAGTCGCGCCTCGGTGAAAAAGCACGGCACCACCGCTCGTCCCGACAAACAACAACCGGCCGTCCAGGAGTCCATGTCCGTTAGGAAGGACAAGCCTAAAGCATTGCCCCCAACGGTCCTCAGCACAAAGGAACCGGAAAAGGCCACCATCGAAGCATACGGATCTGTTCGGAAAGACACACCCAAGGCATCGTACAAAACGGACGCGACGACCCAGCGCCCTGCCGTCCCAGAGTCCTACGGACTGCTTCGTAAAGACAAGCCTAAGACAACGTCCTCATCTGTCGCAACGACGAAAAGACCGAAGCAGCGCGTCGCCCAAGCCTATACGCCCGTTCCGAAAGCCAAGCCAGAGACGTCAAATCAAAAGGTTCAACCTGTACAACCGGCCGTCCCGGCTTACGGATCAACCAAGGCCAAGCCGAAGCCTTCCTATCAAAGCGAGGTCGTGACCGAGGTTCCCACCGTCCAACAATACGGGGCACCCAAAAGTGACAAACCGAAGGCCTCCCCCGTAACCAGCACTGGTCCAGTTGAACCAGCGGATAAGGGCGCCGCAGTTGCCGCCGAGAAGCCGGTCATCGAGCAAGATTTGCCTGTCGCGAAGGGCACGAAGGACGACGTGTACGCCTCGGCCAACCAGGGCCAAGGGAGCTCGCCCGCAGCCGATGGGATCGACAGGCCCGCCGTGAAGGAAATGGCTCCACCGCCCGCCGTCAGGCCGGTCTACGTGCCTGCCACGGGTAAGTTCCGGTTCGATAAGGGCCGAAAGGGTGGTCCTGAGGAGAACGTGGCAGGTTTCCCTGCTTCCCTGTTCGACCCGACTGCCTTCGGCGACCAGGACACGAAGGACAGGTGAGCCACATCTTCTACGCTGGCTAGTAGTCTGCTCGTAATTTGCCGCAGCGTGTCCATTTTTTATTGTGGAGGCGTATGCAATTCTTATTCCTTAAACTGGATTGCTCGATGAAGTGTTCAACTACTTGCACTATAAAGCAACACGCATGATTGACTAATTCGCTAAATAAGTTTTTAGGTGATTGCATTACGGACGGCCCATCTTGAAATCTGCGAATTGTAGCCGTTGTGACTGCAAGGAATGCGTCCACTCGGAACAAATTCTGAGTACGGGTCTGGTTTCGAGGTATGCGTCTTCATACTTGCGGTAAAGATACACTTGTTTTAGTCACTTTATtaacgaaatgttttttttttttgtgcaatggAGCAAGAAATAACTGCAATGCTAATGTATTTCGTCGCACGCTTGCGACATATGTACCTCGAAACTGACGTCATCTCGATAATTTGTTCCAAGTAGGTACGCCTTACGAACTCGCCGACTGCAATTCGCAAGTTGCAATATGTTCCGTAATATAATGAGCTAAAAACTAGTAAACTATTGGGAATATTCTACTGCTAGTATGAGTATTGCTAGCAGAAGTATTGCCGGTAGAAATATTGCTAGTGGAAGTATATTTATATTGGAAGGCTTGCTAGTGAACTTTTGCTGGCGAAGTACTACAAATGAAACGTTGAAGTAACTTAATCGACTAATGTGAGGCTTTGCGTTAGCTCCGCTTATAAGGAAGCTCTCGGTGTAGTGACCATTTCGCGCAAATCCCGAAAagtttgtttattattattattattattattattattattattattattgttgttgttgttgttgttgttgtcgtcgtcgtcgttgttgttgttgttgttgttgttgttgttgttgttgttgttgttgttgttgttgttgttgttgtagtaacCACGTCTTCCCACCGCATTTCTCCATCGGTGCGCGGGCAGCCAGAGCACCGGTCCGGCCCAGGCGAGAGTCCGTCGGCACAGCCCCGACACGACGACGGCCCCGTCGGAATTCACACGCACGTACGGCGGTCGCAAGTGCGTCTTCAAGATGATCTGCTTCATCGGCGCCAATGACCACACGTACGGTCGTTACGGTGAGAGAGCCTCCGTCTTCATCAGGTACATCGTCCGTTTCATGGCCCCTTACATCATCAGGTACACTCGTGCTTGCCATGGAATCGCCACTGTTGCTAAAGGACACCAAAGATTAGCTAAATTAGCGGAAACTGAGTATGTAAATAATATTTTGTCAAAACCTAAATATTGTTTCTTTTGGTGTCTCGGTAAGTTCATAAATGTACAGACGCTTCTACATCCATCATTGCCGTGTTTATTCAAGTATAAGGCGaggtcccccccccctccgcggAATTCTCAGCCTCATAGTCAGCCCCCTCTTTCAATGCGAAGTTGATAAATTCAGTCACTGTTTCAATATGGCGGCTGCAGCGTCGCATTTTTGGTGCCCCGAATTTTAAACGTCAGCCCAAATTGTGTCAACTAATCAATTCTGGCAGGGCAGGTAGTACCGTATGTTTTGCGCATATAACCCGCGGCAAGAATTGGAAAAGTTTTAAACCTAAGGAGTGGGTGCGGATCATATGCGAATTTCGCCTTGATGTGTGACTTCACGGCAGTGTAAGTTTTGCCTTATAATGTGGCCCCACAACAACACCACGCttgctgccgtgaagccacattATAAGGAGAAATTCGCGCATAACTCCTATTGATTAATCCGATTATTTCGGGGCCTCCCGATTATTCGACATTCCGGGAAATCTCCACCCAGTCTTAATAATCCGTCGGTTAGCTTATATTGCATTATATTAGTGGACATATTTAAGTTCTTTTTCTCTGGTCCCCTAGCTGGTACCCTCGCCTTATAATCGAATACACATACCCTGTTACGACTTTCAAATAAATGTTCTCTGCGTCGCAATACGAATTTTTACTGAATTTATAACTAGAGATATTGTTGTTCAAGGACTGGCCATACCACTAAAGTATATAGAAAATTAGTTTTGCAGCTTCATGTTGAAATTTCGCCCAGACATCGGTCTAGCCACGTAAGGTTATTCATCAGCAAGCTTTGCAAGTCAGTATCCTCTGCCATGCTGCCACTGGTGGCGCTGTCCGATGTATTAGCATGCCAGACGACACTTGGGGTTAAACGCTCGGGTATATGGACGATGAAGACAACAAAATTGAAGCTACCATAACGAGAACTTATGATCGCACGTGTTGAGGGTGTCTCGGTTACTAACTAATGCTCCCAATTATTACGCAGTGTTGAGCAGAGTTGTCGCACCAGCCCTGACCTATCTTGTCATATGAATTCcaatctctctatctctctcgatTACGCAGTGCCAGAAAAACTATAAATCTGCATGTGTGCGTACGGTTAGTGTGGAAGAAGATGCTTCCCGTCAGGTTACCTTCCACTTAACGCTTCATGAGTATGGATTAAGAACAGGCAATAAAGCAGCAGCAAACATTGTTGTACtaagaaaaaaattacacagaTATATACAGAAAATACAGGAACGATATTCAATATATTAAGTAGACAAATGTGAAACTTAATGAATAATGaagcttacgaaaacggttctctTTAAAATGTGCTAAGTGAGTAACAGTATTTAAAGTAAGATGGCTGAGCATGCGGGGAAATAAGCGGCACACCGACTGTAACTTGTTCGTAGTacggcaataaataaaaaaaatatctaaTTGAAACAATCTTGAGGGAGCACTACTCGTGcaactacaaaaagaaaaaaaaatacgtatcTGATAATACCATAAGATTCTCCCGTGTACGCCGTCGCTCTTCTTTTGTTCGATTGACGTTCACAGTGCTGCCCTAATGTATGCACTTTGTCTAATCTGTACGCCACCTGTACTGCCAAGATCTGGAGTGCTTTAGGATAAGATATTGCCGACTCTCCTCTAATCCACGCCGTCCTAACACTGTACTTTGCCCCCTTTACTACAGCGACATTCTACTGAGTGAACGTGATCCTAATCGGAAGTGTTAGGTGTACAGATCTATTTCACGACTAGTTTCACAATGCCACTGCCGTAAATCACGCCGTAGTAGCAGCAGTTATTCGCGGGCCGGTAATAAACGACAGCCAGAAGCTTCTTGTGTTTGTGCCACGACGAACCCTCTTGCCTGTCGAGCCAACCCACCACAGTagcttagtgtgtgtgtgtgtgaaaacatttattggaatgaggtccggaggcccgacttcttaagtcaaggcgggccgctcccacgttggcactgtcaggccaagcctttcagccacatcatgggccctctggacggcccttagctggtcctgaaacaatgggctttgaatccttttctcccactgtgtccattcttcaacgaggttggggagagtcgcggggcaccccgccagcatatatgtctgattccaatgatgccattacaatcgttgcagtccatcctaatctccctctctggatatattttattaatggtgtacggtgtgggatatgtacctgtttgtaATAAGCGTGGTTAT from Dermacentor albipictus isolate Rhodes 1998 colony chromosome 7, USDA_Dalb.pri_finalv2, whole genome shotgun sequence includes the following:
- the LOC135896343 gene encoding uncharacterized protein C6orf132-like isoform X1 is translated as MSCYSGILYRTLSIRLLPVCTAASRSSTTMLPSHLLLALLLLTSLTTLPAPADGTFGVFSGGALGSLLIPAALIGMPFGPLALGIGAVGLKIALFSRIISFFAGLVRNRGPQRGISVRKEFLHIPAKDLQRVHQAPTVVLPPVPRTLEHAFSLPSHQPYGVAGGGLRAAFARGPASPFQVPVPQPFVFSGPTNFVPSAPSLHFVVPPRLAAVRPEPTQGVSPDKLLHGAQPPTGGTFDQILRIAQSPAVSTIVSNNPDLVVKFIQGIAGSKPLQTPIGTAHSNAGLTGSKVGGGDIEALLNFVRQDPNLVRNIVRADPGFVPSLVDNLLGISGQVKEPTPAPPANFSGFDFKQPINDTVEGSPDVPANVPIDGKQAEAPVLPSAAPKTAANPPASSPGVYSIHRYPQTAYPIPYYGLSPHAPFGYPGLPQQPVVYPRFPWSTMTPQQLSNLLKLAAYPSRASVKKHGTTARPDKQQPAVQESMSVRKDKPKALPPTVLSTKEPEKATIEAYGSVRKDTPKASYKTDATTQRPAVPESYGLLRKDKPKTTSSSVATTKRPKQRVAQAYTPVPKAKPETSNQKVQPVQPAVPAYGSTKAKPKPSYQSEVVTEVPTVQQYGAPKSDKPKASPVTSTGPVEPADKGAAVAAEKPVIEQDLPVAKGTKDDVYASANQGQGSSPAADGIDRPAVKEMAPPPAVRPVYVPATGKFRFDKGRKGGPEENVAGFPASLFDPTAFGDQDTKDSQSTGPAQARVRRHSPDTTTAPSEFTRTYGGRKCVFKMICFIGANDHTYGRYGERASVFIRYIVRFMAPYIIRYVDSLISSSDVAADYSRAYEVGRTHGGEGCRIKYNSCPMTVVDLVSLSANFG
- the LOC135896343 gene encoding uncharacterized protein C6orf132-like isoform X4, whose protein sequence is MSCYSGILYRTLSIRLLPVCTAASRSSTTMLPSHLLLALLLLTSLTTLPAPADGTFGVFSGGALGSLLIPAALIGMPFGPLALGIGAVGLKIALFSRIISFFAGLVRNRGPQRGISVRKEFLHIPAKDLQRVHQAPTVVLPPVPRTLEHAFSLPSHQPYGVAGGGLRAAFARGPASPFQVPVPQPFVFSGPTNFVPSAPSLHFVVPPRLAAVRPEPTQGVSPDKLLHGAQPPTGGTFDQILRIAQSPAVSTIVSNNPDLVVKFIQGIAGSKPLQTPIGTAHSNAGLTGSKVGGGDIEALLNFVRQDPNLVRNIVRADPGFVPSLVDNLLGISGQVKEPTPAPPANFSGFDFKQPINDTVEGSPDVPANVPIDGKQAEAPVLPSAAPKTAANPPASSPGVYSIHRYPQTAYPIPYYGLSPHAPFGYPGLPQQPVVYPRFPWSTMTPQQLSNLLKLAAYPSRASVKKHGTTARPDKQQPAVQESMSVRKDKPKALPPTVLSTKEPEKATIEAYGSVRKDTPKASYKTDATTQRPAVPESYGLLRKDKPKTTSSSVATTKRPKQRVAQAYTPVPKAKPETSNQKVQPVQPAVPAYGSTKAKPKPSYQSEVVTEVPTVQQYGAPKSDKPKASPVTSTGPVEPADKGAAVAAEKPVIEQDLPVAKGTKDDVYASANQGQGSSPAADGIDRPAVKEMAPPPAVRPVYVPATGKFRFDKGRKGGPEENVAGFPASLFDPTAFGDQDTKDSQSTGPAQARVRRHSPDTTTAPSEFTRTYGGRKCVFKMICFIGANDHTYGRYGTWTA
- the LOC135896343 gene encoding uncharacterized protein C6orf132-like isoform X3, producing MLPSHLLLALLLLTSLTTLPAPADGTFGVFSGGALGSLLIPAALIGMPFGPLALGIGAVGLKIALFSRIISFFAGLVRNRGPQRGISVRKEFLHIPAKDLQRVHQAPTVVLPPVPRTLEHAFSLPSHQPYGVAGGGLRAAFARGPASPFQVPVPQPFVFSGPTNFVPSAPSLHFVVPPRLAAVRPEPTQGVSPDKLLHGAQPPTGGTFDQILRIAQSPAVSTIVSNNPDLVVKFIQGIAGSKPLQTPIGTAHSNAGLTGSKVGGGDIEALLNFVRQDPNLVRNIVRADPGFVPSLVDNLLGISGQVKEPTPAPPANFSGFDFKQPINDTVEGSPDVPANVPIDGKQAEAPVLPSAAPKTAANPPASSPGVYSIHRYPQTAYPIPYYGLSPHAPFGYPGLPQQPVVYPRFPWSTMTPQQLSNLLKLAAYPSRASVKKHGTTARPDKQQPAVQESMSVRKDKPKALPPTVLSTKEPEKATIEAYGSVRKDTPKASYKTDATTQRPAVPESYGLLRKDKPKTTSSSVATTKRPKQRVAQAYTPVPKAKPETSNQKVQPVQPAVPAYGSTKAKPKPSYQSEVVTEVPTVQQYGAPKSDKPKASPVTSTGPVEPADKGAAVAAEKPVIEQDLPVAKGTKDDVYASANQGQGSSPAADGIDRPAVKEMAPPPAVRPVYVPATGKFRFDKGRKGGPEENVAGFPASLFDPTAFGDQDTKDSQSTGPAQARVRRHSPDTTTAPSEFTRTYGGRKCVFKMICFIGANDHTYGRYGERASVFIRYIVRFMAPYIIRYVDSLISSSDVAADYSRAYEVGRTHGGEGCRIKYNSCPMTVVDLVSLSANFG
- the LOC135896343 gene encoding uncharacterized protein C6orf132-like isoform X2 — protein: MSCYSGILYRTLSIRLLPVCTAASRSSTTMLPSHLLLALLLLTSLTTLPAPADGTFGVFSGGALGSLLIPAALIGMPFGPLALGIGAVGLKIALFSRIISFFAGLVRNRGPQRGISVRKEFLHIPAKDLQRVHQAPTVVLPPVPRTLEHAFSLPSHQPYGVAGGGLRAAFARGPASPFQVPVPQPFVFSGPTNFVPSAPSLHFVVPPRLAAVRPEPTQGVSPDKLLHGAQPPTGGTFDQILRIAQSPAVSTIVSNNPDLVVKFIQGIAGSKPLQTPIGTAHSNAGLTGSKVGGGDIEALLNFVRQDPNLVRNIVRADPGFVPSLVDNLLGISGQVKEPTPAPPANFSGFDFKQPINDTVEGSPDVPANVPIDGKQAEAPVLPSAAPKTAANPPASSPGVYSIHRYPQTAYPIPYYGLSPHAPFGYPGLPQQPVVYPRFPWSTMTPQQLSNLLKLAAYPSRASVKKHGTTARPDKQQPAVQESMSVRKDKPKALPPTVLSTKEPEKATIEAYGSVRKDTPKASYKTDATTQRPAVPESYGLLRKDKPKTTSSSVATTKRPKQRVAQAYTPVPKAKPETSNQKVQPVQPAVPAYGSTKAKPKPSYQSEVVTEVPTVQQYGAPKSDKPKASPVTSTGPVEPADKGAAVAAEKPVIEQDLPVAKGTKDDVYASANQGQGSSPAADGIDRPAVKEMAPPPAVRPVYVPATGKFRFDKGRKGGPEENVAGFPASLFDPTAFGDQDTKDSQSTGPAQARVRRHSPDTTTAPSEFTRTYGGRKCVFKMICFIGANDHTYGRYGERASVFIRYVDSLISSSDVAADYSRAYEVGRTHGGEGCRIKYNSCPMTVVDLVSLSANFG